One Rhipicephalus microplus isolate Deutch F79 chromosome 4, USDA_Rmic, whole genome shotgun sequence genomic window carries:
- the LOC142813857 gene encoding uncharacterized protein LOC142813857, translating to MRLRWTRLIFSLLISHFVPAKGAPASQEWRLRYAELNTKDPESCLLEPERGLCYAAFTLYYFDAAAGTCEEFLYGGCGGNANRFGSLEECQATCARSSGVPAAGATPKPAEAAHRRRGDAASLSSGAGFVVSHANGDAGLDAAGTRLPTKSAHAAQTVAVNRRKEPPSANDGAASVSLDLFPSYHGDQVWDAAWL from the exons ATGAGGCTTCGCTGGACGAGGTTGATATTCAGTCTACTGATCTCCCACTTCGTACCAG CTAAAGGCGCACCGGCCTCCCAAGAGTGGCGCCTGCGGTACGCCGAGTTGAACACGAAGGACCCGGAGTCGTGCCTGTTGGAGCCCGAACGAGGCCTCTGCTACGCGGCTTTCACACTTTACTACTTCGACGCCGCAGCGGGCACGTGCGAGGAATTCCTGTACGGAGGTTGCGGTGGCAACGCAAACCGCTTCGGCTCGCTAGAGGAATGCCAGGCCACGTGTGCCAGGAGCTCCGGCGTTCCTGCCGCCGGCGCAACGCCAAAGCCGGCAGAAGCCGCGCACCGACGAAGAGGAGACGCTGCTTCTTTGTCGTCCGGCGCCGGTTTCGTTGTCTCGCATGCAAATGGCGACGCGGGCCTCGATGCAGCCGGGACGAGATTGCCGACCAAGTCGGCACACGCTGCTCAGACGGTGGCTGTAAACCGACGCAAGGAGCCCCCCTCGGCGAATGATGGCGCTGCTTCTGTTTCTTTGGACTTGTTCCCGTCGTAtcacggagaccaagtttgggatGCTGCGTGGCTGTAA